The following are from one region of the Thermoproteus uzoniensis 768-20 genome:
- a CDS encoding AMMECR1 domain-containing protein, producing the protein MLSLEEGARLISHIRSSMQRKIKGLPLKTSDEVLSRYRLGVFVTVEFLVRSNGWERREVRGSLGVVQPVKDLAHDSAKIAGKLVLQIPRFSEMELRRAVIEATLVDGLREASLESLTSLRWGIEGVYVPPNFVVLPQTMLERRILGDALPRYVMSNVGVPEKIYVFSTQIFYELRPEGQVIERELWRSRLIQQTLGLNRGA; encoded by the coding sequence ATGCTTTCTCTAGAGGAGGGAGCCCGCCTCATCTCACACATACGCTCCTCCATGCAACGGAAGATCAAGGGGCTTCCCCTCAAGACGTCGGACGAGGTCCTCTCCAGGTATAGACTCGGCGTCTTCGTGACGGTCGAGTTCTTAGTCCGCTCCAACGGCTGGGAGCGGCGCGAGGTCCGCGGCTCTCTCGGCGTCGTCCAGCCGGTCAAGGATCTGGCCCACGACTCGGCCAAGATAGCCGGGAAGCTGGTGCTCCAGATACCCCGCTTCTCAGAGATGGAGCTACGCAGGGCCGTGATAGAGGCCACCCTTGTTGACGGGCTCCGGGAGGCCTCCCTCGAGTCCCTCACGTCCTTGAGGTGGGGCATAGAGGGCGTCTACGTCCCTCCCAACTTCGTCGTCCTCCCGCAGACAATGCTGGAGCGCAGGATATTGGGCGACGCCCTCCCGAGATACGTCATGAGCAACGTGGGCGTTCCGGAGAAGATTTACGTGTTCTCAACGCAGATATTCTACGAGCTTAGGCCCGAGGGGCAAGTCATCGAGAGGGAGCTCTGGCGCTCTCGTCTGATCCAGCAAACGCTAGGCTTAAATAGAGGCGCGTAG